The following are encoded together in the Lathyrus oleraceus cultivar Zhongwan6 chromosome 3, CAAS_Psat_ZW6_1.0, whole genome shotgun sequence genome:
- the LOC127131336 gene encoding uncharacterized protein LOC127131336, whose amino-acid sequence MVSEQNHPNACGNDEFQHLGKFQRNNLPTFNGKYDPDGAQTWVRKIERIFRVMGCSEAKKVWFGTHMLVEEANDWWINTRHVLDVAVEVVTWVVFCKEFMRNEGTAELSKCIKFENGLHPETKKTIGYQQIMRFPELVNNCGNYEDDSKAWSAHYKGLSERREK is encoded by the exons atGGTGTCAGAGCAG AATCACCCTAATGCTTGTGGGAACGACGAGTTCCAGCATTTGGGGAAGTTCCAGAGGAACAATCTGCCTACTTTCAATGGTAAGTACGATCCTGATGGAGCGCAGACTTGGGTCAGGAAGATTGAGAGGATTTTTAGAGTGATGGGTTGCTCTGAAGCAAAGAAGGTGTggtttggtacgcatatgttagTTGAGGAAGCTAATGACTGGTGGATCAACACTCGTCACGTGTTGGATGTTGCAGTTGAAGTTGTAACTTGGGTTGTGTTCTGCAAGGAATTTATGAGAAA TGAGGGGACCGCTGAGTTATCGAAGTGTATCAAATTCGAGAATGGTTTGCATCCTGAGACTAAGAAGACGATTGGATACCAACAAATCATGAGGTTTCCAGAGTTGGTGAACAATTGTGGAAATTATGAGGATGATAGTAAGGCTTGGTCGGCTCACTACAAGGGGCTGAGCGAGAGAAGAGAAAAGTAG